Proteins co-encoded in one Cuculus canorus isolate bCucCan1 chromosome 22, bCucCan1.pri, whole genome shotgun sequence genomic window:
- the TRNP1 gene encoding TMF-regulated nuclear protein 1 codes for MATAAVREVCGEQRPERGDRSGATPAPSGGGTGTGSTTTTDPGTRGRAGSLELAAARRRLVAAEGRRRAAAELEGRVLQVHYALRHAELRLAARAEALSRLGAGVAQAQLALAAHTQRLQKGLRRRPRPRPAALLAAARALRSCVPCAPARARNGGGAPAARRLPAAPRSPA; via the coding sequence ATGGCGACGGCGGCGGTTCGGGAGGTTTGCGGCGAGCAGCGCCCGGAGCGCGGCGATCGCAGCGGCGCGACCCCCGCGCCCAGCGGCggcggcaccggcaccggcagcaccaccaccaccgacCCCGGTACCCGCGGCCGCGCCGGGTCGTTGGAGCtggcggcggcgcggcggcggctGGTGGCGGCCgaggggcggcggcgggcggcggccgAGCTGGAGGGGCGGGTGCTGCAGGTGCACTACGCGCTGCGGCACGCCGAGCTGCGCCTGGCCGCCCGCGCCGAGGCTCTGAGCCGCCTCGGGGCCGGCGTGGCGCAGGCTCAGCTGGCGCTGGCGGCGCACACTCAGCGCCTGCAGAAGGGGCTGCGCCGCCGGccgcgcccccgccccgccgcgctcCTCGCCGCCGCCCGAGCGCTCCGCAGCTGCGTACCCTGCGCCCCCGCCCGCGCCCGCAACGGCGGCGGAGCGCCCGCAGCCAGGCGCCTGCCCGCGGCCCCGCGCAGCCCCGCGTAA